Proteins co-encoded in one Pseudomonas fluorescens genomic window:
- a CDS encoding SCP2 sterol-binding domain-containing protein gives MTSVADAVKAMQAKFNPAAAAGLDLVFGFNITDEDKQYALIVKDGTCDIQEGENPDANCTLVLDSETLKGIVSGETDGMQAFMGGKLRVEGDMMLSMKLSELFPA, from the coding sequence ATGACCTCCGTAGCTGATGCCGTAAAAGCAATGCAAGCCAAGTTCAACCCAGCCGCCGCTGCCGGTCTGGATCTGGTCTTCGGTTTCAACATCACTGACGAAGACAAGCAATACGCCCTGATCGTCAAAGACGGCACCTGCGACATCCAGGAAGGCGAAAACCCGGACGCCAACTGCACGCTGGTGCTGGACAGCGAAACCCTCAAAGGCATCGTCAGCGGTGAAACCGACGGCATGCAGGCCTTCATGGGCGGCAAGCTGCGCGTTGAAGGCGACATGATGCTGTCGATGAAACTGTCCGAGCTGTTCCCGGCGTAA
- the sohB gene encoding protease SohB encodes MEFLTEYASFLAKTVTLVIAILVVLASFAALRSKGRRKAAGQLQVSKLNDFYKGLRERLEQSLLDKDQLKALRKGEAKSEKKQKKNPESKSRVFVLDFDGDIKASATESLRHEITALLTLATPKDEVVLRLESGGGMVHSYGLASSQLARIREAGVPLTVCIDKVAASGGYMMACIGEKIISAPFAILGSIGVVAQLPNVNRLLKKHDIDFEVLTAGEYKRTLTVFGENTEKGREKFQEDLDITHQLFKNFVARYRPQLAIDEVATGEVWLGLAALDKQLVDELKTSDEYLADRAKKSEVYHLHYAERKSLQERIGMAASGSLDRVLLSWWSRLTQQRFW; translated from the coding sequence GTGGAGTTTTTGACTGAATACGCCAGTTTCCTGGCCAAGACCGTCACACTGGTCATCGCCATTTTGGTGGTGCTGGCGAGTTTTGCAGCGTTGCGCAGCAAGGGCCGGCGCAAAGCCGCGGGCCAGTTGCAGGTCAGCAAGCTCAACGATTTCTATAAAGGCTTGCGTGAACGCCTGGAGCAAAGCCTGCTCGACAAGGATCAGCTCAAGGCCCTGCGCAAGGGCGAGGCCAAATCCGAGAAGAAACAGAAGAAGAATCCCGAAAGCAAATCCCGGGTGTTCGTGCTGGATTTCGATGGTGACATCAAGGCGTCCGCCACCGAGAGCCTGCGCCATGAAATCACCGCGTTGCTGACGCTTGCCACACCCAAGGACGAAGTGGTCCTGCGTCTGGAAAGCGGTGGCGGTATGGTGCACAGCTACGGCCTGGCGTCGTCGCAACTGGCGCGTATCCGTGAAGCCGGCGTGCCGTTGACCGTGTGCATCGACAAGGTGGCGGCCAGCGGCGGCTACATGATGGCGTGCATTGGCGAGAAGATCATCAGCGCACCGTTCGCCATTCTTGGTTCCATCGGCGTGGTTGCGCAGTTGCCGAATGTCAATCGCCTGCTGAAAAAGCATGATATCGATTTTGAAGTGCTGACAGCCGGCGAATACAAACGCACCCTGACCGTGTTTGGCGAAAACACCGAGAAGGGCCGGGAGAAATTCCAGGAAGACCTGGACATCACCCATCAGTTGTTCAAGAACTTCGTTGCCCGTTATCGCCCGCAGCTGGCGATCGACGAAGTCGCCACCGGTGAAGTCTGGCTCGGCCTCGCGGCGCTGGACAAGCAACTTGTGGACGAACTCAAGACCAGTGACGAGTACCTGGCGGACCGGGCGAAAAAGTCCGAGGTCTATCACCTGCACTACGCCGAGCGCAAAAGCCTGCAGGAGCGCATCGGCATGGCGGCCAGCGGTTCGCTGGATCGTGTGTTGCTGAGCTGGTGGAGCCGGCTGACCCAGCAACGGTTCTGGTAA
- a CDS encoding histidine phosphatase family protein, producing the protein MGSIYLIRHGQASFGADDYDVLSPTGVRQAEILGRHLAELGISFDRCLSGDLRRQQHTANSALEQFAAVGLPVPVLEIDSAFNEFDADAVIRALLPAMLPEEPEALEILRNAAQNRGEFQRIFALIIERWLAGTYDTPGLESWLGFVERVQAGLHRILEQADNTQKIAVFTSGGTITALLHLITQIPARQAFELNWQIVNTSLNQLKFRGREVALASFNSHAHLQLLKAPELITFR; encoded by the coding sequence GTGGGCAGCATCTACTTGATTCGACATGGCCAGGCCTCCTTTGGTGCAGACGACTATGACGTCCTGTCGCCGACCGGTGTTCGCCAGGCAGAAATCCTCGGCCGTCACCTGGCCGAACTCGGAATCAGCTTCGACCGCTGCCTGTCGGGCGATCTGCGTCGTCAGCAGCACACGGCCAACAGCGCGCTGGAACAATTCGCGGCTGTCGGCCTGCCGGTTCCGGTTCTGGAAATCGATTCAGCCTTCAACGAATTCGACGCCGACGCCGTGATCCGCGCCCTGCTGCCGGCCATGCTGCCCGAAGAACCCGAAGCACTGGAGATTCTGCGCAACGCCGCACAGAACCGTGGCGAATTCCAGCGCATTTTCGCGCTGATCATCGAGCGCTGGCTCGCCGGCACCTACGACACACCCGGCCTGGAAAGCTGGCTGGGTTTCGTCGAGCGGGTCCAGGCCGGTCTGCACCGAATACTCGAACAAGCCGACAACACCCAGAAAATCGCGGTGTTCACTTCCGGCGGCACAATCACCGCCCTGCTCCACCTCATCACTCAAATACCTGCGCGACAGGCCTTTGAACTGAACTGGCAAATCGTCAACACCTCGCTCAACCAGCTGAAGTTTCGCGGTCGCGAGGTGGCGCTGGCTTCCTTCAACAGTCATGCACATCTGCAACTGCTGAAGGCCCCGGAACTCATCACGTTTCGCTGA